In a genomic window of Gambusia affinis linkage group LG04, SWU_Gaff_1.0, whole genome shotgun sequence:
- the ednraa gene encoding endothelin receptor type Aa, whose amino-acid sequence MYSIMGTTARHMLMLMACLAARGMCQIKEVEAEDSLPVIHSTLQFPGLHSTASPDLPSFVPGARVQALGSSSANNTVLKRPVSPPKCLAYPSISNYFKYINTVISVIVFVVGLVGNATLLRIIYQNKCMRNGPNALIASLALGDLIYIFIDIPINAYKLLASRFPFDDHWFGLCLCKLVPFLQKASVGITVLNLCALSVDRYRAVASWSRVQGVGIPLLTVIEIVTIWVLSLILAVPEAVCFDMVTFNFSNTTMRTCMLNPQSNFMRFYTEAKDWWLFGFYFCVPLICTAIFYTLMTCEMLNHRNGTLRIALSEHLKQRREVAKAVFCLVLIFALCWFPLHLSRILKKMIYRPKDNMRCELLSFLLVLDHLGINLATINSCINPIILYFVSKKFKNCFKSCLCCWCYSDNQLNSIGLVNGTSVQCKSPEPNNLHTDKSIRKDSN is encoded by the exons ATGTATTCGATAATGGGGACCACAGCCCGGCATATGCTCATGCTAATGGCCTGTTTGGCAGCCAGAGGAATGTGCCAGATAAAGGAAGTGGAAGCCGAGGACTCTCTGCCAGTCATCCACTCCACCCTCCAGTTCCCAGGTCTCCACAGCACCGCCAGTCCAGATCTGCCTTCATTTGTCCCAGGAGCTCGGGTGCAAGCTTTGGGATCCAGCTCTGCTAATAATACAGTCTTAAAGAGACCAGTCTCACCTCCAAAGTGCCTTGCATATCCCTCAATTAGCAACTATTTTAAGTACATCAACACCGTCATTTCAGTTATCGTCTTTGTGGTCGGCCTGGTCGGAAACGCCACCCTCCTGAGGATTATATACCAGAACAAGTGCATGAGGAATGGGCCCAACGCCCTCATCGCCAGCCTTGCCCTGGGCGACCTTATCTACATTTTCATTGATATACCGATCAATGCGTACAAG CTCCTGGCATCCCGTTTTCCCTTTGATGACCACTGGTTTGGCCTGTGTCTGTGCAAACTGGTGCCTTTCTTACAGAAGGCCTCCGTTGGCATCACAGTGCTAAACTTGTGTGCCCTCAGTGTGGACAG GTACAGAGCCGTAGCGTCCTGGAGCCGAGTGCAGGGAGTGGGCATCCCTCTCCTCACCGTCATCGAGATCGTGACCATTTGGGTGCTGTCTCTCATCCTGGCCGTCCCTGAGGCCGTCTGTTTTGACATGGTCACCTTCAACTTCAGCAACACCACCATGCGCACTTGTATGCTTAATCCACAAAGCAATTTCATGAGG TTCTACACAGAGGCAAAAGACTGGTGGCTGTTTGGCTTTTACTTTTGTGTCCCACTTATCTGCACTGCCATCTTCTACACTCTCATGACTTGTGAGATGCTAAATCACCGGAATGGCACCCTCCGCATCGCGCTTAGTGAGCACCTGAAACAG AGGAGGGAGGTGGCCAAAGCTGTCTTCTGCCTTGTGCTGATCTTCGCCCTCTGTTGGTTCCCTTTACACCTCAGCAGGATTCTAAAGAAGATGATATACCGCCCAAAAGACAACATGCGATGTGAACTACTCAG CTTCCTGCTGGTTTTGGATCACCTCGGCATCAACCTGGCAACAATCAACTCGTGCATAAATCCTATCATTCTATACTTTGTCAGCAAGAAGTTCAAAAACTGCTTCAAG TCGTGCTTGTGTTGCTGGTGTTACTCTGACAACCAACTGAACAGCATTGGACTCGTTAATGGTACCAGTGTCCAGTGTAAAAGTCCAGAACCCAACAACCTTCACACTGACAAAAGTATCAGGAAAGACAGCAACTGA
- the tmem184c gene encoding transmembrane protein 184C isoform X2 produces MPCSCGDWRRWIRPLVVVLYILLLIVVLPLVIWELQKSGVGTHNKAWFIAGIFVFMTIPISLWGILQHLVHYTQPELQKPIIRILWMVPIYSLDSWIALKYPSIAIYVDTCRECYEAYVIYNFMTFLLNYLERQYPSLVMMLEVQEQQKHLPPLCCCPPWPMGEVLLLRCKLGVLQYTVVRPVTTVIALICQLCDVYDEGNFSFKNAWTYLVIFNNMSQLFAMYCLVLFYRALRDELSPIKPVGKFFCVKMVVFVSFWQAVLIALLVKVGIISEKRTWDWQSVEAVATGLQDFIICVEMFLAAIAHHFSFTYKPYIQQAEEVSCFDSFMAMWDISDVRADISEQVRNVGRTVMGRPKKSYFGEAHDDAPAGLDSAVWEDGHEARADSTQENVRTNHTKEPEEADLIVIT; encoded by the exons ATGCCTTGCTCCTGTGGGGACTGGAGAAGATGGATTCGGCCGTTGGTCGTTGTGTTGTATATATTGTTGCTAATTGTCGTCTTACCGCTGGTCATCTGGGAGCTACAGAAATCTGGG GTTGGAACTCACAACAAAGCATGGTTCATTgctgggatttttgttttcatgaccATACCTATATCATTATGGGGCATCCTCCAGCATCTGGTGCACTACACCCAACCAGAGCTCCAGAAGCCTATTATCAG gatATTATGGATGGTCCCAATTTACAGCTTGGACAGC tggaTTGCTCTAAAGTACCCCAGTATAGCAATTTATGTGGACACGTGCAGAGAATGCTACGAGGCCTATGTCATCTATAACTTCATGACTTTCTTGCTTAACTACCTGGAGCGTCAGTATCCCAGCTTGGTGATGATGCTGGAGGTTCAGGAGCAGCAGAAGCACCTCCCACCGCTCTGCTGCTGCCCACCTTGGCCAATGGGAGA GGTGTTGCTGTTGCGATGTAAACTGGGAGTCCTGCAGTACACGGTGGTAAGACCCGTCACAACAGTGATTGCTTT GATCTGTCAGCTGTGTGACGTTTACGACGAAGGcaattttagctttaaaaatgcCTGGACATACCTGGTTATTTTCAACAACATGTCACAGCTG TTTGCAATGTACTGCCTGGTTCTGTTCTACCGGGCTCTGAGGGATGAGCTGAGTCCCATCAAACCAGTGGGGAAATTTTTCTGTGTCAAAATGGTGGTGTTTGTCTCTTTTTG GCAAGCTGTGCTGATTGCTTTGCTGGTAAAAGTGGGAATAATCTCAGAGAAACGAACCTGGGACTGGCAGAGTGTGGAGGCTGTTGCTACCGGCTTACAG GATTTCATCATTTGTGTCGAGATGTTTCTCGCAGCCATCGCTCATCACTTCAGCTTTACCTACAAACCTTACATCCAGCAGGCAGAGGAGGTCTCCTGCTTTGACTCTTTTATGGCCATGTGGGACATCTCCGATGTCAGAGCAGATATTTCTGAACAAGTTCGTAATGTTG GAAGGACAGTCATGGGTCGCCCAAAGAAGTCGTATTTTGGCGAGGCGCATGATGACG CGCCGGCAGGGTTGGACTCGGCTGTGTGGGAAGACGGTCATGAGGCTAGAGCTGACTCAACCCAAGAAAATGTAAGGACAAATCACACCAAAGAACCAGAAGAGGCGGATCTCATAGTCATCACTTAG
- the tmem184c gene encoding transmembrane protein 184C isoform X1: MPCSCGDWRRWIRPLVVVLYILLLIVVLPLVIWELQKSGVGTHNKAWFIAGIFVFMTIPISLWGILQHLVHYTQPELQKPIIRILWMVPIYSLDSWIALKYPSIAIYVDTCRECYEAYVIYNFMTFLLNYLERQYPSLVMMLEVQEQQKHLPPLCCCPPWPMGEVLLLRCKLGVLQYTVVRPVTTVIALICQLCDVYDEGNFSFKNAWTYLVIFNNMSQLFAMYCLVLFYRALRDELSPIKPVGKFFCVKMVVFVSFWQAVLIALLVKVGIISEKRTWDWQSVEAVATGLQDFIICVEMFLAAIAHHFSFTYKPYIQQAEEVSCFDSFMAMWDISDVRADISEQVRNVGRTVMGRPKKSYFGEAHDDGERSGLLSSASQDAITEAASNQGQYEGLGRTLTPHSLSAPAGLDSAVWEDGHEARADSTQENVRTNHTKEPEEADLIVIT; this comes from the exons ATGCCTTGCTCCTGTGGGGACTGGAGAAGATGGATTCGGCCGTTGGTCGTTGTGTTGTATATATTGTTGCTAATTGTCGTCTTACCGCTGGTCATCTGGGAGCTACAGAAATCTGGG GTTGGAACTCACAACAAAGCATGGTTCATTgctgggatttttgttttcatgaccATACCTATATCATTATGGGGCATCCTCCAGCATCTGGTGCACTACACCCAACCAGAGCTCCAGAAGCCTATTATCAG gatATTATGGATGGTCCCAATTTACAGCTTGGACAGC tggaTTGCTCTAAAGTACCCCAGTATAGCAATTTATGTGGACACGTGCAGAGAATGCTACGAGGCCTATGTCATCTATAACTTCATGACTTTCTTGCTTAACTACCTGGAGCGTCAGTATCCCAGCTTGGTGATGATGCTGGAGGTTCAGGAGCAGCAGAAGCACCTCCCACCGCTCTGCTGCTGCCCACCTTGGCCAATGGGAGA GGTGTTGCTGTTGCGATGTAAACTGGGAGTCCTGCAGTACACGGTGGTAAGACCCGTCACAACAGTGATTGCTTT GATCTGTCAGCTGTGTGACGTTTACGACGAAGGcaattttagctttaaaaatgcCTGGACATACCTGGTTATTTTCAACAACATGTCACAGCTG TTTGCAATGTACTGCCTGGTTCTGTTCTACCGGGCTCTGAGGGATGAGCTGAGTCCCATCAAACCAGTGGGGAAATTTTTCTGTGTCAAAATGGTGGTGTTTGTCTCTTTTTG GCAAGCTGTGCTGATTGCTTTGCTGGTAAAAGTGGGAATAATCTCAGAGAAACGAACCTGGGACTGGCAGAGTGTGGAGGCTGTTGCTACCGGCTTACAG GATTTCATCATTTGTGTCGAGATGTTTCTCGCAGCCATCGCTCATCACTTCAGCTTTACCTACAAACCTTACATCCAGCAGGCAGAGGAGGTCTCCTGCTTTGACTCTTTTATGGCCATGTGGGACATCTCCGATGTCAGAGCAGATATTTCTGAACAAGTTCGTAATGTTG GAAGGACAGTCATGGGTCGCCCAAAGAAGTCGTATTTTGGCGAGGCGCATGATGACGGTGAGCGTTCTGGGCTTCTGTCTTCAGCGTCTCAAGATGCCATCACAGAAGCTGCAAGCAACCAAGGTCAGTACGAGGGGCTTGGAAGAACCCTTACACCGCATTCCTTATCAGCGCCGGCAGGGTTGGACTCGGCTGTGTGGGAAGACGGTCATGAGGCTAGAGCTGACTCAACCCAAGAAAATGTAAGGACAAATCACACCAAAGAACCAGAAGAGGCGGATCTCATAGTCATCACTTAG